A window of the Podospora bellae-mahoneyi strain CBS 112042 chromosome 6, whole genome shotgun sequence genome harbors these coding sequences:
- a CDS encoding hypothetical protein (EggNog:ENOG503NYD2; COG:K) encodes MSVTPFDEDDDPIMAEYNLFVKPPLPENRKLVLLQFFNKTATDPSTLRIPHIIGMRHKPESGFYEVDLPMDINTAYDRNKGVEMGTALTKSLEAKKGGTHGLAGGFSSVGPAATAASRGRRMAPGEEEPPRMNFEEAARKNMVLKTQTLSGHRIANENVPHSYVGVFKGNNIHLTPFSDTVNLRPFQPHLDAVTEQERLNRPNPNAPQDAAPGARAPGRAIQMSLKSAMDGVATDTMADRTHKVQLEKWQHLDYMPDDTNGAWQAYRENLLLVPEQDLEGVNKEGTKEDAKGKTKEVADERDKICAMPDLVDKVAHLRTDWDEEKYIKIITEKW; translated from the exons ATGTCAGTCACACCCTtcgacgaagatgacgaccCCATCATGGCCGAGTACAACCTCTTCGTCAAGCCCCCCCTTCCCGAAAACCGCAAGCTCGTACTCCTCCAGTTCTTCAACAAGACCGCCaccgacccctccacccttCGCATCCCCCACATCATCGGAATGCGCCACAAGCCCGAGTCCGGTTTCTACGAGGTAGACCTCCCAATGGACATCAACACGGCCTACGATCGCAACAAAGGCGTAGAGATGGGCACCGCCCTCACCAAGTCTCTCGAGGCGAAAAAGGGCGGCACGCACGGTTTGGCGGGTGGATTCAGCTCCGTAGGTCCCGCCgcgacagcagcaagcagagGTCGGAGGATGGCccctggtgaggaggaaccGCCACGGATGAACTTCGAGGAGGCCGCGAGGAAGAACATGGTGCTCAAGACGCAGACGCTGAGCGGGCATCGCATTGCGAACGAAAACGTACCTCACAGTTATGTTGGTGTCTTCAAGGGCA atAACATCCACCTAACCCCCTTCAGCGACACCGTCAACCTCCGCCCCTTCCAACCGCACCTTGATGCCGTCACCGAGCAAGAACGCCTCAACCGTCCCAACCCAAACGCACCCCAAGACGCCGCCCCCGGCGCCCGCGCCCCAGGCCGCGCAATCCAAATGTCTCTCAAGTCAGCCATGGACGGCGTGGCGACTGACACTATGGCTGACCGGACGCACAAGGTCCAGCTGGAAAAGTGGCAGCACTTGGATTACATGCCCGACGACACGAACGGTGCCTGGCAGGCCTACAGGGAGAACCTCTTGTTGGTTCCAGAACAGGATTTGGAAGGGGTCAACAAGGAGGGAACAAAGGAGGATGCAAAGGGCAAGACGAAGGAGGTGGCCGATGAGAGGGATAAGATCTGTGCCATGCCCGATCTTGTCGACAAGGTTGCGCATTTGAGGACAGAttgggatgaggagaagtATATCAAGATTATAACGGAAAAGTGGTAG